One window from the genome of Bacteroidota bacterium encodes:
- a CDS encoding ATP-binding protein, which produces MNNPETHENGAGKVNHRALNMVGKSLDLAHVNQSYLFEGLGYRADNCPEWIPWDDWVQIMNRLHEEVGSDTDLRKVGYDVFKAPSAIFLLRLVGFFADLGSMLMRMNELIMRTFFKGLEFETKIDKARSICEAHITIPEHLTASRSFLVMSASAYEAIFQQLKIDYKEFEYSCTDRKAVYSFNYQASMGMLASLRRMYRVIVGADYAVRQIAANEDELRRRLEIVEAARAEAEVLRAKEHTAREIAEEALQVRQRFLAVMSHELRTPLNHIIGCSSILLSEELEDDKRDYVDIIQRSSYNLLELIELVLDFTSAGTLSGETPQSMSIYDLLDPLIEKARYDCQLKSLAFEYPELEGEERYVVVYAGHLKRILRLLLDNAIKFTSEGVIRLSVSFDSDSMLVIAVEDTGIGIPENWQAEIFEPFRAVDSSDTRSAGGIGLGLTIARKLAREIGGDLVLKESNQAGSNFILSVPINMSVEQERPATATEEGKSE; this is translated from the coding sequence ATGAATAACCCTGAAACACATGAAAATGGCGCCGGCAAGGTAAACCACCGCGCGTTGAACATGGTTGGCAAGTCTCTTGATCTTGCCCATGTGAATCAGTCCTATCTCTTTGAAGGACTGGGGTATCGTGCGGATAATTGTCCGGAGTGGATTCCATGGGATGACTGGGTTCAAATCATGAATCGCTTGCATGAGGAAGTGGGCTCAGACACAGATTTGAGGAAGGTTGGCTACGATGTGTTCAAGGCCCCGTCTGCTATCTTTCTTCTTCGCCTGGTAGGCTTCTTTGCTGATCTTGGCAGCATGTTGATGCGCATGAATGAACTGATCATGCGGACGTTCTTCAAGGGTCTTGAGTTTGAAACCAAAATTGACAAAGCCCGCAGTATTTGCGAAGCGCACATCACCATCCCTGAGCACCTGACAGCTTCCCGCTCTTTTCTTGTCATGTCGGCTTCTGCTTATGAGGCCATTTTTCAGCAGCTGAAAATCGACTACAAAGAATTCGAATACAGCTGTACCGACCGAAAGGCTGTGTACTCTTTCAATTATCAGGCTTCGATGGGAATGTTGGCAAGCCTCCGCCGGATGTACCGGGTGATTGTTGGGGCTGATTACGCGGTGCGTCAGATTGCTGCCAATGAAGATGAACTGCGGCGGCGACTCGAAATTGTAGAGGCTGCGCGTGCCGAGGCAGAGGTGCTGCGCGCCAAGGAGCATACTGCACGAGAAATAGCGGAAGAAGCCTTGCAGGTGCGACAGCGTTTTTTGGCTGTTATGAGCCACGAATTGCGCACACCGCTGAATCACATTATCGGATGTTCGTCCATTCTGTTGTCGGAAGAGCTTGAGGATGACAAGCGCGACTATGTAGACATTATTCAGCGTTCATCTTACAATTTGCTAGAGCTTATCGAGTTGGTGCTCGACTTTACCAGTGCCGGCACGTTGTCTGGCGAGACACCTCAAAGCATGTCGATTTATGACCTGCTGGATCCACTGATCGAGAAGGCGAGGTACGATTGTCAACTCAAGAGTCTGGCTTTTGAGTATCCGGAACTTGAAGGTGAAGAGCGCTATGTGGTTGTGTATGCCGGCCATCTAAAACGCATATTGCGACTCCTGCTCGACAATGCCATTAAGTTTACCTCGGAAGGTGTTATCCGATTGTCCGTTTCTTTCGACTCAGACAGCATGCTGGTAATCGCAGTAGAAGATACCGGAATAGGCATCCCGGAGAACTGGCAAGCAGAGATCTTTGAACCGTTTCGGGCTGTTGATTCTTCAGATACCAGATCAGCCGGTGGCATTGGACTTGGACTAACGATTGCGAGAAAACTTGCACGAGAAATTGGCGGTGACCTCGTCTTGAAAGAGAGCAACCAGGCTGGTTCTAACTTCATTCTCTCTGTGCCCATCAACATGAGTGTGGAACAAGAACGACCTGCAACGGCTACAGAAGAAGGGAAGTCTGAGTAA
- a CDS encoding aminotransferase class IV, translating into MSVTAGTAVPHTTSFSLIETMHYRHRIRFLSDHLARMAASAAHFAIPFDSSAANTCIKEVIARDIKGDGAHKVRITLNSDGVFAGTASRVIRIPRRHRKLCISPLLVDQANPYFHHKTTRRALYESEFSRAGAAGYDEVLFFNTRGMLAEGSRHNVFVRIAGTIFTPPPASGVLQGVYRKQILSRCPQIKVRPIRRAELMQASDLYLTNAVQGLRRYVCRGKFEVLSFPKPEST; encoded by the coding sequence ATGTCAGTAACTGCTGGTACTGCTGTGCCGCACACAACCTCTTTTTCGTTGATCGAAACGATGCATTACAGGCATCGCATACGGTTCCTGTCTGATCACCTTGCCCGCATGGCTGCTTCAGCGGCCCATTTTGCCATCCCGTTCGACAGCAGTGCTGCTAATACTTGTATCAAAGAAGTTATTGCACGCGATATTAAAGGAGATGGCGCGCATAAAGTACGCATAACACTAAATAGCGATGGTGTTTTTGCCGGCACAGCAAGCCGGGTTATTCGGATACCTAGGCGGCATCGAAAGCTTTGCATTTCGCCGCTGTTGGTTGATCAGGCGAATCCTTACTTCCACCATAAAACGACGCGACGGGCGCTGTATGAGTCAGAATTTTCGCGTGCAGGCGCAGCAGGCTATGATGAGGTACTTTTTTTCAATACCCGCGGGATGCTTGCCGAGGGTAGTCGGCACAATGTGTTTGTTCGAATAGCCGGCACCATTTTCACACCTCCGCCGGCAAGTGGTGTTTTGCAGGGTGTGTATCGGAAGCAGATTTTATCCAGGTGCCCACAAATTAAGGTGCGGCCCATTCGACGGGCTGAATTGATGCAGGCATCAGACTTGTATCTGACAAATGCGGTTCAGGGGCTCCGGCGCTACGTCTGTCGCGGCAAATTTGAGGTGCTTAGTTTCCCGAAGCCGGAGAGTACATAA
- a CDS encoding galactokinase family protein, giving the protein MDILQNFLDKRAIEARLRAGGIASAALDQVAKLFQDVARTMCGAGLSADSKVIACWVPGRIEVLGKHTDYAGGSSLLTASERGFAVLVCPGQTNDITMLDAGRGVACTFNPQGDVAGELPPWALYPQTVIKRIRANFDMPAKGGVIGFSSNVPRAAGMSSSSALIIVTFLGLSCFGPLEKHPGYLKAIKTETNLADYLGHIENGKSYKQLIGDGGVGTLGGSQDHTAIVCAKPRHILHAAFQPTRVINHVPLPEDLVFCVGVSGVRAKKTGAAKAAYNAASTRVTNILSWWNGRFSHHANSLADIVADESFDSEVVLSELGAQEEGLLDRFVQFVRETTQHIPGAVEALQHGDQLSLGVHVRGSLADAVKRLGNQVPETIALAGLARPNGAVAASAFGAGYGGSVWALVDKAQAAVFLDKWEAAYRQQYPAQDEASFFIDETGPAAFKLSSVA; this is encoded by the coding sequence ATGGATATTCTCCAAAATTTTTTGGATAAAAGGGCGATTGAGGCCCGTTTGAGGGCCGGCGGTATTGCATCAGCCGCACTCGATCAGGTGGCTAAACTTTTCCAGGATGTAGCGCGCACTATGTGTGGCGCTGGTCTATCGGCTGACAGCAAAGTGATTGCATGCTGGGTGCCCGGCCGGATAGAGGTGCTCGGCAAACATACCGATTACGCCGGCGGATCTAGTTTGCTTACCGCTTCCGAACGCGGATTTGCTGTCCTTGTGTGTCCAGGTCAAACAAACGATATCACAATGCTGGATGCGGGCCGTGGCGTCGCATGCACCTTCAATCCGCAGGGAGATGTGGCCGGCGAACTGCCGCCCTGGGCTTTATATCCACAGACCGTGATAAAACGGATTCGAGCGAATTTTGATATGCCTGCAAAAGGCGGAGTAATCGGATTCAGCAGCAATGTACCACGGGCTGCCGGCATGAGCAGTTCCAGTGCACTTATTATCGTTACCTTTTTAGGATTGTCATGCTTTGGTCCACTGGAAAAACATCCGGGCTATCTTAAGGCGATTAAAACAGAGACCAACCTGGCAGACTACCTCGGGCACATCGAGAACGGCAAATCTTATAAACAACTGATAGGAGATGGTGGTGTGGGTACGCTTGGCGGAAGCCAGGACCATACAGCAATTGTTTGTGCAAAACCACGTCATATACTCCACGCTGCATTTCAGCCGACCCGCGTGATTAACCACGTCCCATTACCCGAAGATCTGGTGTTTTGTGTAGGGGTGAGCGGCGTACGCGCAAAAAAAACCGGTGCTGCCAAAGCTGCTTATAATGCCGCAAGCACGCGGGTTACCAACATCCTGTCGTGGTGGAACGGCCGTTTCAGCCACCATGCAAACTCGCTAGCGGATATTGTGGCTGATGAATCGTTCGACTCGGAGGTCGTTTTGAGTGAACTGGGCGCGCAAGAAGAAGGCCTCCTTGATCGTTTTGTCCAGTTTGTTCGGGAGACCACGCAGCACATTCCCGGAGCGGTTGAGGCCTTGCAGCACGGGGACCAGTTATCGCTCGGTGTACATGTCCGGGGTTCTCTTGCCGATGCGGTCAAGAGATTGGGCAACCAGGTGCCTGAAACGATAGCACTTGCCGGCCTGGCGAGGCCAAACGGCGCTGTAGCTGCTTCTGCATTTGGCGCCGGTTATGGAGGATCGGTTTGGGCGTTGGTTGATAAGGCGCAGGCCGCGGTATTTCTGGATAAGTGGGAGGCTGCATACAGGCAACAGTATCCTGCGCAGGACGAAGCGTCATTTTTTATAGATGAAACGGGGCCGGCTGCTTTCAAACTCTCATCAGTGGCTTAA